One part of the Maridesulfovibrio bastinii DSM 16055 genome encodes these proteins:
- a CDS encoding nitrogenase component 1: MLKPNFVSTTNACKLCTPLGASLAFRGIEGAIPFLHGSQGCATYMRRYIISHYREPVDIASSALSEKNAIYGGAPNLKKGILNVMKKYEPELIGVATTCLTETIGDDVKRILFEFHNEFGDLDLPEIVHVSTPSYNGTHTDGWHGAVKSLAEQLYDEDSPENSSINILPNMVSCEDIRHLKEIMRNFGVKATILPDISETFDGPSYEDYVKIPTGGTPVESIKNMSGSRGTIEFGRCLQKESAGTFLAGKGVPNHRIGIPMGLRESDIFFDTLEAVTGKDLPEIYEQERGRLIDAYVDGHKYVFGKRAIVYGEEDLVTGLCSFLAEIGVDVVLAGSGSRNRGLGEAVKAVTDGMGRTTPEVREGVDFHDIAEEAESLKPDLLIGHSKGYRYAKAWNIPLIRVGFPIHDRFGGQRIQTIGYKGTLALYDRIVNAVLEKKQSDSKIGYGYM; this comes from the coding sequence ATGCTTAAACCAAATTTTGTTTCAACCACCAATGCATGCAAGCTCTGTACACCTCTGGGAGCATCTCTTGCTTTTCGCGGAATAGAAGGAGCCATACCTTTTCTGCACGGTTCACAGGGATGCGCAACTTATATGCGCCGTTACATCATCAGTCACTATCGTGAACCGGTTGATATCGCTTCATCCGCACTCAGTGAAAAGAACGCAATTTATGGCGGAGCCCCTAACCTTAAAAAGGGGATCCTCAACGTCATGAAAAAATATGAGCCAGAGCTTATCGGCGTGGCAACAACCTGCCTCACTGAAACAATTGGTGATGACGTCAAAAGAATACTTTTTGAGTTCCACAATGAATTCGGAGATCTTGATCTTCCTGAAATAGTACATGTTTCCACACCGAGCTATAATGGAACACATACCGACGGCTGGCACGGTGCTGTTAAATCTCTGGCTGAACAGCTTTATGATGAAGACAGCCCCGAAAACAGTTCCATTAATATTCTGCCGAATATGGTTTCATGTGAAGATATCCGTCATTTGAAGGAAATCATGCGTAATTTCGGGGTGAAAGCCACGATACTGCCGGATATTTCAGAGACTTTTGATGGTCCCTCATACGAGGACTATGTAAAAATTCCAACAGGTGGAACTCCTGTGGAGTCTATCAAAAATATGTCCGGCAGCAGAGGAACGATTGAATTCGGACGCTGCCTCCAGAAGGAAAGTGCCGGAACATTTCTGGCTGGAAAAGGTGTGCCCAATCATCGCATAGGCATACCCATGGGTCTTCGTGAATCTGATATATTTTTCGACACTCTTGAAGCTGTCACCGGAAAGGATCTTCCGGAGATTTATGAACAGGAAAGAGGCCGGCTGATTGATGCTTATGTTGACGGACATAAATATGTCTTCGGCAAACGTGCCATCGTCTACGGTGAGGAAGATCTGGTCACCGGTCTTTGTTCATTTCTGGCTGAAATCGGCGTTGATGTGGTTCTTGCAGGGAGTGGTTCCCGCAACCGGGGGCTTGGTGAGGCTGTAAAGGCCGTCACTGACGGAATGGGCCGCACCACCCCCGAAGTTCGGGAAGGTGTTGATTTCCATGACATAGCTGAAGAAGCCGAGTCGCTGAAACCGGATCTCCTGATAGGCCATTCCAAGGGTTACCGCTATGCCAAGGCATGGAATATCCCGCTTATTCGTGTTGGCTTTCCGATCCATGACCGTTTCGGCGGACAGCGTATTCAGACTATCGGATATAAAGGAACTCTTGCTCTTTATGACCGCATTGTTAACGCAGTTCTGGAGAAGAAGCAGAGCGACAGTAAAATTGGTTACGGATACATGTAG
- the nifE gene encoding nitrogenase iron-molybdenum cofactor biosynthesis protein NifE, with the protein MSNTILEERKDQIIRTGSGKSAIDMACNRQSLAGAVSQRACVFCGSRVVLYPIADALHLVHGPIGCAVYTWDIRGALSSGPEIHRLSFSTDLQETDVIFGGEKKLEAALDELIDRHHPKAAFVYSTCIVGIIGDDLEAVCRKMTEKKGIPVLPVMSEGFKGSKREGYLAACKAMFQLVGTEDVSDVPEVSVNILGDFNIAGEIWIIREYFERMGVKVVANITGDGRVRDVRRSHGAGLNLVQCSGATLDLAKMMEEKYGTPYIRVSYLGVEDMAESLYAVADHFKDIDPGIVERTSKLVKEELDKLLPELARMRKDLEGKKVAMYVGGSFKAFSLLKAFRYLGMKVVVVGSQTGTKEDYAELEKISDPGTILVDDANPLELSEFIKEKDVDVFVGGVKERPIAYKMGVGFCDHNHERKEALEGFVGMLNFAREIHSSAMSPVWQFVPRRANRNKESLKEAGNA; encoded by the coding sequence ATGAGTAATACCATCCTTGAAGAAAGAAAAGACCAGATAATCAGAACCGGAAGCGGAAAAAGCGCCATTGACATGGCCTGCAACAGGCAGTCACTTGCCGGTGCAGTCAGTCAGCGCGCATGTGTTTTCTGTGGTTCCAGGGTGGTGCTTTATCCGATTGCAGATGCTTTGCATCTGGTACACGGACCAATCGGCTGCGCCGTGTATACCTGGGATATCCGCGGAGCCCTTTCCAGCGGACCGGAAATACACCGTCTTTCTTTTTCCACCGACCTTCAGGAAACTGATGTTATTTTCGGCGGAGAAAAAAAACTTGAGGCTGCTCTGGATGAATTGATTGACCGTCATCATCCGAAAGCCGCATTTGTTTATTCAACATGCATTGTCGGTATCATCGGCGACGACCTTGAAGCTGTATGCAGAAAAATGACTGAAAAGAAAGGAATTCCTGTTCTTCCGGTTATGTCTGAAGGCTTTAAAGGAAGTAAGCGCGAAGGATATCTGGCTGCATGTAAAGCCATGTTTCAGCTTGTAGGAACCGAAGACGTTTCCGATGTCCCGGAAGTCTCGGTAAATATCCTTGGTGATTTCAATATCGCCGGCGAAATATGGATAATCAGAGAATATTTCGAACGCATGGGAGTTAAAGTCGTTGCCAATATCACAGGTGATGGCAGAGTCCGGGATGTAAGGCGCAGTCATGGCGCAGGACTCAACCTCGTGCAGTGTTCCGGTGCAACTCTTGATCTGGCTAAAATGATGGAAGAGAAATACGGCACTCCCTACATCAGGGTTTCCTACCTTGGTGTGGAAGATATGGCTGAATCTCTTTATGCCGTTGCCGATCATTTCAAAGATATAGACCCCGGTATTGTCGAGCGCACCAGCAAGCTGGTTAAGGAAGAGCTGGATAAGCTGCTCCCTGAGCTGGCCCGCATGCGCAAGGACCTGGAAGGAAAGAAAGTCGCAATGTATGTCGGCGGCTCGTTTAAAGCTTTCTCACTGCTGAAAGCCTTCCGTTATCTCGGTATGAAAGTAGTCGTTGTCGGCTCGCAGACCGGAACCAAGGAAGACTACGCTGAACTTGAGAAAATATCTGATCCGGGAACAATCCTTGTTGATGATGCCAACCCTCTTGAGCTCTCTGAGTTCATTAAAGAAAAAGACGTAGATGTCTTTGTCGGAGGGGTTAAGGAACGTCCTATTGCCTATAAAATGGGTGTTGGTTTCTGCGATCACAATCATGAGCGTAAAGAGGCTCTTGAAGGATTTGTGGGAATGCTCAATTTTGCCCGTGAAATACATTCATCGGCAATGAGCCCGGTATGGCAGTTCGTTCCAAGGCGCGCAAACAGGAATAAGGAATCTTTGAAGGAGGCCGGCAATGCTTAA
- a CDS encoding GNAT family N-acetyltransferase, with translation MCGLPAQLEREQRSVSVTIRTASADDLGGMVEILEQLFSIEEDFKPDRGLQIKGLKLLLENNSGCLLVAKSGEKVVGMCSGQILISTAEGGPCLMMEDLVVHENYRGHGIGTRLIERLERFANSREISRVQLLADRNNTPALKFYEKNGWKTTSLICLRERI, from the coding sequence ATGTGCGGACTACCTGCTCAGCTAGAACGGGAACAAAGGTCCGTATCGGTAACAATACGGACCGCTTCCGCTGATGACCTAGGCGGAATGGTTGAGATTCTAGAACAGCTTTTCAGTATTGAGGAAGATTTTAAGCCGGATAGAGGACTTCAGATTAAGGGGTTGAAACTCCTTTTAGAAAATAATTCAGGCTGCCTGCTGGTGGCAAAATCCGGTGAAAAAGTAGTTGGAATGTGCAGTGGACAGATTCTTATTTCGACAGCGGAGGGTGGTCCCTGTCTTATGATGGAAGATCTGGTTGTTCATGAAAATTACAGAGGACACGGCATAGGAACAAGACTGATTGAACGTCTTGAAAGGTTTGCGAACAGCAGGGAAATTTCAAGGGTGCAACTGCTGGCAGATCGCAACAATACACCCGCATTAAAGTTTTATGAAAAAAACGGCTGGAAGACCACCAGCCTAATATGTCTTAGAGAAAGGATCTAA
- a CDS encoding (2Fe-2S) ferredoxin domain-containing protein, with amino-acid sequence MATPQRMIICCQSFRAAGEPKGICHKSSDGFLQYIEEEVIDRGLDAIVVGSTCLKQCESGPIMVIQPENWWFKGVDSEEKIDEILDGLEDGEPCADYLLS; translated from the coding sequence ATGGCTACACCTCAAAGAATGATCATCTGCTGTCAGAGCTTTAGAGCTGCAGGAGAGCCCAAAGGTATCTGTCATAAGTCCAGCGATGGTTTTTTGCAGTATATCGAGGAAGAAGTCATCGACCGCGGTCTTGATGCAATTGTTGTAGGCTCAACCTGTCTTAAACAGTGTGAGTCCGGTCCCATCATGGTTATTCAGCCTGAGAACTGGTGGTTCAAAGGTGTGGATAGCGAAGAAAAGATCGATGAAATTCTTGATGGCCTTGAGGACGGGGAGCCATGTGCGGACTACCTGCTCAGCTAG
- a CDS encoding radical SAM protein has protein sequence MKSMDTVNSPCFNPDTRGALSKIHLPVAGISFAKTKYEVSQPKGKVVMPEYAFNLLENFIKSSSLPKMVSISGPGDPMADPVKTIKTLSLVRESHSDIPLCITTLGFNIEDWIDELKKMDLSHVTIFMEAATAATAEKVYAWIRPGRKNLSITKGAELLVAAQESAVRKLKEAGIKVKVNTILYPETFEEIEAIAEKAAEYGADIMSIIPWKAEDEEADCGTERLNKATELAEKFIELVPAPQGCENDLDFSSEKAAMPTPSASRPNVAVVSYGGMELDLHLGHATKVMIYGKREDGLPCLKEVREAPKPGGGEKRWEDMASILDDCFVLLAAAAGEKPREILDRSGLAVMTFQSEVEGAVDVLFGGGKKGKCKK, from the coding sequence ATGAAATCTATGGATACCGTAAATTCACCCTGTTTTAATCCCGACACCAGAGGTGCGCTGAGCAAAATTCATCTCCCCGTCGCCGGGATTTCATTTGCGAAAACAAAATATGAAGTTTCCCAGCCCAAGGGAAAAGTCGTGATGCCCGAGTATGCTTTCAACCTTCTTGAAAATTTTATTAAAAGCTCAAGCCTCCCGAAGATGGTTTCAATTTCAGGCCCGGGAGATCCCATGGCAGACCCGGTTAAGACTATTAAAACCCTGTCACTTGTAAGGGAAAGTCACAGCGACATTCCTCTTTGTATCACAACTCTGGGTTTTAATATTGAAGACTGGATAGACGAGCTTAAAAAAATGGATCTCTCCCATGTGACCATTTTCATGGAAGCCGCTACAGCTGCTACAGCTGAAAAAGTGTATGCCTGGATCCGTCCCGGCAGGAAGAACCTGTCCATCACCAAAGGGGCCGAACTGCTTGTGGCTGCACAGGAAAGCGCAGTCAGAAAGCTTAAGGAAGCCGGGATAAAAGTAAAGGTTAATACAATACTTTATCCTGAAACTTTTGAAGAAATTGAAGCAATAGCCGAAAAAGCCGCGGAATACGGCGCTGACATTATGTCGATAATTCCATGGAAGGCAGAAGACGAAGAAGCTGACTGCGGGACTGAAAGGCTGAACAAGGCCACAGAGCTTGCTGAAAAATTTATTGAACTGGTTCCGGCACCCCAAGGGTGTGAAAATGATCTTGATTTCAGCTCCGAAAAGGCTGCTATGCCAACTCCGAGCGCATCAAGACCTAATGTAGCCGTTGTCAGTTACGGTGGCATGGAACTGGATCTGCACCTTGGTCACGCAACAAAAGTAATGATTTACGGAAAGCGTGAAGATGGTCTTCCCTGTCTTAAGGAAGTTCGTGAAGCCCCTAAACCCGGTGGCGGTGAAAAGCGCTGGGAAGATATGGCCTCTATTCTTGATGATTGTTTTGTTTTGCTGGCAGCGGCAGCAGGAGAAAAACCGCGCGAGATCCTGGATCGCAGTGGTTTAGCTGTAATGACTTTCCAATCCGAAGTCGAAGGGGCTGTTGATGTCCTTTTTGGTGGAGGAAAAAAAGGCAAATGCAAGAAGTAG
- the nifK gene encoding nitrogenase molybdenum-iron protein subunit beta, whose protein sequence is MLLRHTPVEIKERKALTINPAKTCQPIGAMYAALGIHGCLPHSHGSQGCCAYHRSTLTRHYKEPISASTSSFTEGASVFGGQANLVQALNNIFNVYDPEVVAVHTTCLSETIGDDLNQIRIKAEKDGKLPKGKYMIGAPTPSYVGSHVTGFSNMVKAMAQMAEPTDKKNGKINLIPGWVEPCDMEELKRIAALMDIDITMFPDTSGILNGPLTGEYKMFPEGGVTVQELIESAQATATIALGEWCSADAARWLDSKHKVPCSILDMPFGLAATDRFVNVMRTVAGVSVPDAITHERGQLVDFISDMHQYFYQKRVAIFGDPDQLISMCEFLRSIDMYPAYVVTGTPGKKFVKRIQEICSDMPFEVKVKAEGDMFLMHQWIKNEPVDLLIGNSYGKYIARDEDIPFVRWGFPILDRQGHQYFPTVGYKGALRLLEKFVGVLLDRKDRDSPETSFELVL, encoded by the coding sequence ATGTTACTTAGACACACACCAGTAGAAATAAAAGAACGTAAAGCCCTGACTATCAACCCGGCCAAGACTTGCCAGCCTATCGGCGCAATGTATGCGGCTCTCGGAATTCACGGCTGTCTTCCCCATAGTCACGGATCACAGGGATGCTGTGCTTATCACAGATCCACTCTGACAAGGCACTATAAAGAGCCTATCTCCGCTTCAACCAGCTCCTTTACTGAAGGTGCATCAGTTTTCGGCGGACAGGCCAACCTCGTGCAGGCACTCAACAACATCTTCAATGTTTATGACCCGGAAGTTGTTGCTGTGCACACCACCTGCCTCTCTGAAACCATTGGTGACGACCTTAACCAGATTCGCATCAAGGCAGAAAAAGATGGCAAGCTGCCCAAGGGTAAATACATGATCGGTGCGCCTACTCCAAGTTATGTAGGTTCACATGTAACAGGTTTCAGCAACATGGTTAAGGCCATGGCTCAGATGGCTGAACCCACCGACAAAAAGAACGGTAAAATCAACCTCATCCCCGGTTGGGTAGAGCCTTGCGATATGGAAGAGCTCAAACGCATAGCCGCTTTGATGGATATTGATATTACTATGTTCCCTGATACTTCCGGTATTCTTAACGGTCCCTTGACCGGTGAATACAAGATGTTCCCTGAAGGCGGTGTAACTGTCCAGGAACTTATAGAATCAGCTCAGGCTACTGCAACAATAGCTCTTGGTGAATGGTGCTCTGCCGATGCCGCTCGTTGGCTCGACTCCAAGCATAAAGTTCCCTGCTCTATTCTTGATATGCCTTTCGGTCTTGCTGCTACAGACCGTTTTGTAAACGTAATGCGTACTGTTGCCGGTGTCAGCGTACCTGATGCCATCACCCATGAAAGGGGACAGCTTGTCGACTTCATCTCCGACATGCACCAGTACTTCTATCAGAAGAGAGTAGCTATCTTCGGTGATCCTGATCAGCTGATCTCCATGTGCGAGTTCCTGCGCTCTATCGATATGTACCCGGCTTACGTTGTAACCGGTACTCCCGGTAAGAAGTTTGTAAAACGCATTCAGGAAATCTGCTCAGATATGCCTTTCGAAGTAAAGGTTAAAGCTGAAGGCGACATGTTCCTCATGCATCAGTGGATCAAAAATGAGCCTGTAGACCTGCTCATCGGTAACTCCTACGGCAAGTACATTGCCCGTGACGAAGACATTCCGTTCGTACGCTGGGGCTTCCCCATCCTCGATCGTCAGGGTCATCAGTACTTCCCGACAGTAGGTTACAAAGGCGCTCTGCGTCTGCTCGAAAAATTCGTCGGAGTACTTCTCGACCGTAAGGATCGTGATTCTCCCGAAACATCCTTCGAGCTCGTCCTTTAA
- the nifD gene encoding nitrogenase molybdenum-iron protein alpha chain: protein MTKNKAQWNPTDIKEELLKKYPPKVARKRAKQIMINEALEAGTPPEIVANVRTIPGIITMRGCTYAGCKGVIMGPTRDVVNITHGPIGCGFYSWLTRRNQTDAGADGENYMTYCFSTDMHDKDIIFGGEKKLEAAIQEAYDLLHPKGICIFSTCPVGLIGDDVHAVARKMKEKFGDCNVFAFSCEGYKGVSQSAGHHIANNQIFTNLVGENKVAPEGEYKINLLGEYNIGGDAFEIDRILKKCGITNIATFSGNSSYDQFASAQHADLSCVMCHRSINYVADMLETKYGIPWIKINFIGAESTAKSLRKIGAYFGEKKLIDRIEEVIAEEMPAVEEAAKKALPTTKGKKAMLFVGGSRAHHYQDLFAELGMKTLSAGYEFAHRDDYEGRRVIPDIQVDADSRNIEEIEVTADPELYNPRKSEAEMKSLEDSGFKFKEYEGINKDMDEGTIVIDDLNQYEAEKLVELLKPDVFCAGIKEKYSIQKLGVPMKQLHSYDYGGPYAGFKGAINFYEEMDRLLGSKVWSYMKAPWQENPELTATFVWD, encoded by the coding sequence ATGACAAAGAATAAGGCACAGTGGAACCCCACGGATATCAAGGAGGAACTCCTTAAGAAGTATCCGCCTAAGGTAGCCCGTAAACGTGCCAAGCAGATAATGATCAATGAAGCTCTTGAAGCCGGAACCCCGCCGGAAATCGTAGCAAACGTACGTACCATTCCGGGAATTATCACCATGCGCGGCTGTACTTATGCAGGCTGTAAGGGTGTTATCATGGGACCCACACGCGATGTTGTAAACATCACCCACGGTCCTATCGGATGCGGTTTCTATTCATGGCTTACACGCCGTAACCAGACTGATGCAGGTGCTGACGGCGAAAACTACATGACCTACTGCTTCTCCACCGATATGCATGACAAAGATATCATCTTCGGTGGTGAAAAGAAGCTGGAAGCAGCAATTCAGGAAGCTTACGACCTGCTGCATCCCAAGGGCATCTGCATTTTCTCAACATGCCCCGTAGGACTCATCGGTGACGACGTTCACGCCGTTGCCCGCAAAATGAAAGAAAAATTCGGTGACTGCAACGTATTCGCCTTCTCCTGTGAAGGATACAAGGGTGTTTCTCAGTCCGCAGGTCACCATATCGCCAACAACCAGATTTTTACAAACCTCGTAGGTGAAAACAAGGTTGCCCCCGAAGGTGAATATAAAATTAACCTTCTTGGTGAATACAACATCGGTGGTGATGCTTTTGAAATCGACCGTATCCTTAAAAAATGCGGCATAACAAACATCGCAACCTTTTCCGGAAACTCAAGCTACGACCAGTTCGCTTCGGCTCAGCATGCAGATTTAAGCTGCGTTATGTGTCACCGTTCTATCAACTACGTAGCTGACATGCTTGAAACCAAATACGGTATTCCGTGGATCAAGATCAACTTTATCGGAGCTGAAAGCACTGCCAAGTCACTGCGCAAAATCGGTGCATACTTCGGTGAGAAAAAGCTCATTGACAGGATTGAAGAAGTTATAGCTGAAGAAATGCCCGCAGTTGAGGAAGCAGCTAAGAAAGCTCTGCCCACTACCAAAGGCAAAAAAGCAATGCTCTTCGTTGGTGGCTCCCGTGCTCACCATTATCAGGACCTCTTTGCTGAACTCGGCATGAAGACTCTTTCTGCCGGTTATGAGTTCGCACACCGTGATGACTATGAAGGCCGTCGCGTAATCCCTGATATCCAGGTTGATGCTGACTCCCGTAACATCGAGGAAATCGAAGTTACTGCCGATCCGGAACTTTATAATCCGCGTAAGTCTGAAGCCGAAATGAAATCTCTGGAAGACAGCGGCTTCAAGTTCAAAGAATACGAAGGCATCAACAAGGATATGGATGAAGGTACCATCGTTATCGATGACCTGAACCAGTACGAAGCTGAAAAGCTTGTTGAACTCCTCAAGCCGGATGTTTTCTGCGCAGGTATTAAAGAAAAGTATTCCATTCAGAAACTTGGTGTCCCCATGAAACAGCTTCACAGCTATGACTACGGTGGACCTTACGCAGGATTCAAGGGCGCAATCAATTTCTATGAGGAAATGGACAGACTTCTTGGAAGCAAGGTCTGGAGCTACATGAAGGCCCCCTGGCAGGAAAATCCTGAACTCACAGCTACATTCGTGTGGGATTAA
- a CDS encoding P-II family nitrogen regulator — protein sequence MKEIIAIVRMNMMGRTKAALTEAGVDAFFAHEAQGRGQGFVNKKVLEGAEEGYEEAAAVLGEKGKLYPKRIVTVVVPDPMVDDVVEAIIAANKTGKPGDGKIFVTPLKDSVRVRTGEAGEKSIV from the coding sequence ATGAAAGAGATTATCGCAATTGTGCGCATGAACATGATGGGACGCACCAAAGCCGCACTTACCGAAGCTGGCGTAGATGCTTTCTTTGCTCATGAAGCACAGGGTCGCGGACAAGGGTTCGTGAACAAAAAGGTCTTGGAAGGAGCGGAAGAAGGATATGAGGAAGCCGCCGCAGTTCTGGGCGAAAAAGGCAAACTCTATCCCAAAAGAATTGTAACAGTAGTTGTCCCTGATCCAATGGTGGATGACGTTGTTGAAGCCATTATAGCAGCAAATAAGACCGGAAAGCCCGGTGATGGAAAGATTTTTGTCACACCCCTTAAAGATTCAGTTCGCGTAAGAACCGGGGAAGCTGGCGAAAAGTCCATAGTCTAG
- a CDS encoding P-II family nitrogen regulator, with protein sequence MMIMVRAIVRPEKADAVLAALMDNGFPAVTKYSVAGRGKQRGIKIGEVTYDEIPKTMLVSVVKDTDKDFVINTIMDAARSGSKGAFGDGKIFVSEVEDVYTISSGINEAASAEEDS encoded by the coding sequence ATGATGATCATGGTGAGAGCTATTGTAAGACCTGAAAAAGCAGACGCTGTACTCGCTGCCCTCATGGACAACGGGTTCCCGGCCGTAACCAAATACTCCGTAGCCGGCCGCGGTAAACAGCGCGGTATCAAAATCGGTGAAGTTACTTACGATGAAATTCCTAAAACCATGCTGGTAAGCGTTGTTAAGGATACAGATAAGGATTTCGTAATCAATACTATCATGGACGCCGCTCGTTCAGGTTCCAAGGGTGCTTTTGGTGACGGTAAGATTTTTGTGAGTGAAGTTGAAGACGTTTACACCATCAGCTCCGGTATCAATGAAGCCGCTTCCGCCGAGGAGGATTCTTGA
- the nifH gene encoding nitrogenase iron protein, whose amino-acid sequence MRKVAIYGKGGIGKSTTTQNTVAGLSTMGRKVMVVGCDPKADSTRLLLGGLAQKSVLDTLREEGEDVELEDIRKKGFGDTWCVESGGPEPGVGCAGRGIITSINMLESLGAYEESEGLDYAFYDVLGDVVCGGFAMPIRDGKAEEIYIVCSGEMMAMYAANNICKGIMKYAQSGSVRLGGLICNSRNVDNEKEMIEELAKKIGTQMIYFVPRDNDVQRAEINRKTVIEWNDQVPQAEVYKGLAKAIDENEMFVVPTPLEIEDLEQLLLDFGLLEVA is encoded by the coding sequence ATGAGAAAGGTAGCAATCTACGGTAAAGGCGGAATCGGTAAGTCCACAACAACTCAGAACACAGTAGCAGGCCTGAGCACAATGGGCCGTAAAGTAATGGTCGTCGGATGTGACCCTAAAGCTGACTCAACCAGACTTCTTCTTGGTGGTCTTGCTCAGAAGTCCGTTCTCGATACCCTTCGTGAAGAAGGTGAAGATGTAGAACTCGAGGATATCCGTAAAAAAGGTTTCGGCGACACATGGTGCGTTGAATCAGGCGGACCTGAACCTGGAGTAGGTTGTGCTGGCCGCGGTATCATCACCTCGATCAACATGCTTGAAAGCCTCGGTGCTTATGAAGAAAGCGAAGGCCTTGACTATGCCTTCTACGATGTTCTCGGTGACGTTGTTTGTGGTGGATTCGCAATGCCTATCCGCGATGGTAAAGCAGAAGAAATTTACATTGTCTGTTCCGGTGAAATGATGGCCATGTATGCAGCTAACAACATCTGCAAAGGTATCATGAAATATGCTCAGTCCGGTTCAGTTCGTCTTGGTGGTCTCATTTGTAACTCCCGTAATGTTGATAACGAAAAAGAAATGATCGAAGAGCTCGCTAAAAAAATCGGAACTCAGATGATCTACTTCGTACCCCGTGACAACGATGTTCAGCGCGCAGAGATCAACCGTAAAACAGTAATTGAATGGAACGATCAGGTTCCTCAGGCAGAAGTCTACAAAGGCCTCGCCAAGGCTATCGACGAAAATGAAATGTTCGTCGTCCCCACTCCTCTCGAAATTGAAGACCTTGAACAGCTCCTTCTTGACTTCGGTCTCTTGGAAGTTGCTTAA
- a CDS encoding LeuA family protein: MLIDTTLREGAQLFGAYFNLSTRKKIAAGLAEVGIDEIELGWIGQDNLGTLAEYIKDISKDTYLSVWTPCREADIMKASKLPIDRVNIGVPVSDLHIEERLGLDRNGLLHRLSSAIRTAKAFGIEYVSVGMEDVSRADPDFALTVAAHAKNCGASRIRLSDSLGQLTPKSMEKLIETFRNHVKIDTAVHCHDDFGMATANAVTALECGADYADVSVLGIGERSGIAATEELAAYLALRCGKKRYSTQKIKALCSMVALEAGVVVPRTKAVVGEDIFACESGLHTHALSKSPELFEPYQPESVGISRKLAVGGKSGKAAVKSALKDCGVENDPKDITALTMAVRQLSSRLKRPLTRSEFIKLSSGEHLS; encoded by the coding sequence ATGCTTATAGATACTACACTGCGTGAAGGAGCTCAGCTTTTCGGCGCATATTTCAATCTGTCCACCCGCAAAAAAATTGCTGCGGGTCTGGCTGAAGTCGGAATAGACGAAATAGAGCTGGGATGGATAGGACAGGATAATCTCGGCACTCTTGCTGAATATATAAAAGACATTTCAAAAGACACTTACCTGAGTGTTTGGACACCATGCAGGGAGGCCGATATTATGAAGGCTTCTAAACTGCCTATAGACAGGGTTAATATTGGTGTTCCTGTTTCTGATCTGCATATTGAAGAGAGACTTGGACTTGACCGCAACGGACTTCTGCACCGTCTTTCATCAGCTATCAGAACAGCTAAAGCCTTTGGAATTGAATATGTTTCAGTCGGCATGGAGGACGTCTCCAGAGCTGATCCTGATTTTGCTTTAACGGTTGCAGCACATGCCAAAAATTGTGGAGCTTCCCGCATAAGGCTTTCTGACTCTCTCGGACAACTGACTCCTAAGAGCATGGAAAAGTTGATTGAAACATTTCGTAACCACGTAAAAATAGATACGGCTGTTCATTGTCACGATGACTTCGGCATGGCTACGGCCAACGCGGTTACAGCTCTTGAATGTGGTGCTGATTATGCTGATGTTTCTGTGCTTGGTATCGGGGAACGCTCCGGTATAGCCGCAACGGAAGAACTGGCCGCATATCTGGCCCTGCGCTGTGGTAAAAAAAGATATTCCACACAGAAAATAAAAGCCTTATGCAGCATGGTTGCATTAGAAGCAGGAGTTGTGGTTCCCAGAACCAAGGCTGTTGTGGGTGAAGATATCTTTGCCTGTGAATCCGGCCTGCATACACACGCTCTAAGCAAATCACCCGAACTTTTTGAGCCTTATCAGCCTGAATCAGTCGGCATATCCCGCAAGCTTGCCGTTGGTGGTAAAAGCGGAAAAGCCGCGGTGAAATCAGCCCTTAAAGACTGCGGTGTTGAAAATGATCCCAAAGATATTACAGCCCTGACAATGGCAGTGAGACAGCTTTCAAGCAGGTTGAAACGACCGCTTACGAGAAGTGAATTTATCAAACTCAGCAGTGGAGAACATTTATCCTGA